From the genome of Seriola aureovittata isolate HTS-2021-v1 ecotype China chromosome 6, ASM2101889v1, whole genome shotgun sequence, one region includes:
- the mcoln3b gene encoding mucolipin-3, which yields MEDSSHLYDVYETNAHPPWADHQHQCLENLDNVECLRRKIKFYFMNPCEKYHARGRKPWKLMLQIIKIAIITIQLISFGLSNQMVVTFKEENLMTFKHLFLKDYVDGSMETYAVYRQKDVYDHIDYIIKQYGLLHNITVGNHEYQKNGAVYSPLSLCQEYYRNGTIYPGNETVEIDADVKTECLKVYPMYHESLREHLPHFELYFKRMLSVKITFVLKAINLQTVRHRELPDCYDFTVIITFNNQAHSGRIKVDLENDVDINECRDWKVTGASARNIYLTVLLDCLIIITCITSLTLCARSMINGIQLQLEYTLYCKTHCGKEVSLSDKLEFVNGWYILIIVSDTLTIIGSIMKIEIQTKILTSYDVCSIFLGTGTMFVWIGVIRYMGYFSKYNILILTLRAAFPNVIRFICCAGIIYLSYCFCGWIVIGPYHEKFRTLNTVSECLFSLINGDDMFPTFKNMKQKSSLVWVFSRVYLYTFVSLFIYMILSLFITIITDTYDTIKQQQQSGIPTSELQKFLSVCKDLPNSGLYRLEKKNSCFLNCCVNRCRTSQETLTSEA from the exons ATGGAGGATTCCAGTCACTTGTACGATGTGTATGAAACAAATGCCCACCCTCCCTGGGCAGACCACCAACATCAGTGTCTGGAGAATCTGGACAATGTGGAGTGTCTCAGGAGGAAGATTAAATTTTACTTTATGAACCCCTGTGAAAAGTATCACGCTCGTGGACGAAAACCATGGAAACTCATGCTGCAGATCATTAAAATTGCCATTATTACCATCCAG TTGATCTCTTTTGGGCTCAGTAACCAGATGGTTGTCACATTCAAGGAGGAAAATCTAATGACATTTAAGCACCTTTTCTTGAAAGATTATGTTGATGGAAGCATGGAAACATATGCTGTCTACAGGCAGAAGGATGTATATGATCACATCGATTACATCATTAAACAG TATGGACTTCTGCACAACATCACAGTAGGCAATCATGAATATCAGAAAAATGGTGCTGTCTACAGtccactgtcactgtgtcagGAGTACTACAGGAACGGTACCATCTACCCTGGAAATGAGACCGTTGAAATTGATGCCGATGTGAAAACTG AGTGCCTTAAAGTTTATCCGATGTATCACGAGTCATTGCGGGAACATCTTCCACATTTTGAATTGTATTTCAAAAG GATGCTCTCTGTTAAGATCACATTTGTTCTCAAGGCCATAAATTTACAGACAGTGAGACATCGAGAGCTACCAGACTGCTACGACTTCACTGTGATT ATCACTTTCAACAACCAGGCTCACAGTGGCAGGATAAAAGTCGACCTGGAAAATGATGTAGACATCAATGAGTGCAGAGACTGGAAAGTAACTGGAGCAT CTGCTAGAAACATATACCTGACTGTACTGCTTGACTGCCTCATCATTATAACATGCATCACCTCCTTAACACTCTGCGCACGCTCAATGATCAATGGGATTCAACTGCAGCTT GAGTACACACTCTACTGCAAAACCCACTGCGGTAAAGAAGTCTCACTGTCAGACAAGTTGGAGTTTGTGAACGGTTGGTACATCCTGATCATTGTCAGCGACACACTGACCATCATTGGCTCCATTATGAAGATAGAGATCCAGACTAAG ATCCTCACAAGCTATGATGTTTGCAGCATCTTCCTCGGCACAGGCACCATGTTCGTCTGGATTGGGGTTATCCGCTACATGGGTTACTTTAGCAAGTATAAT ATTCTCATCCTGACACTCAGGGCAGCTTTCCCAAATGTTATCCGTTTCATCTGCTGTGCTGGAATCATCTACCTGAGTTATTGTTTTTGTGGCTGGATCGTCATAGGCCCGTATCATGAGAAG TTCCGGACCTTAAACACTGTGTCGGagtgtctgttttctctgatcAACGGAGACGACATGTTTCCCACCTTTAAGAACATGAAGCAGAAGAGCAGCCTGGTGTGGGTTTTCAGCAGGGTTTACCTCTATACCTTTGTCTCGCTCTTCATCTACATGATCCTCAGCCTTTTCATTACGATCATCACTGACACCTATGACACCATCAAG caacagcagcaaagtggcATCCCGACATCGGAGCTGCAAAAATTCTTGTCGGTGTGTAAAGATCTGCCAAACTCTGGGCTATACCGCCTCGAGAAGAAGAACAGCTGCTTCTTGAACTGCTGCGTCAACAG GTGCAGGACAAGTCAAGAGACGCTGACTTCAGAAGCATAG